A stretch of Solea senegalensis isolate Sse05_10M linkage group LG10, IFAPA_SoseM_1, whole genome shotgun sequence DNA encodes these proteins:
- the LOC122776509 gene encoding olfactomedin-like protein 2A isoform X4, protein MTERRGLFAMWKELLLGLCVLLLLLTSAGLVFLLVQQTELVKEMVRLDTQVQELSQSCKLSTEPGHVKTLHRSRRNQDGEPTQSEDQTDMLMLMTYSMVPVKSLADLCSNNKGACITGPPGPPGPPGLPGRAGSPGPQGVPGPKGKRGRRGLSGPRGPPGPPGLPGLVCPAYNWTEMRNKTICGRRHQPNTNSLPTRAAFTENTTRINKSESTSHTITSYVADLRKLFNTTVKPALVSFNLSYSSNNTLNDTNTVATGRHTNTLNGRGNVTYTPVTNVSLHPDNRYDTNTGNVTEAPGKLLTVLPTPHSTDRASGSFSFTPSQRQTNNDMETVSSYKHYNRVNVSNTENTTGTPTQSTTASPIVDQFRDVVTDNKTTIDLAVQHESELFHQNNSHDRLTDTMSENVTEAPVNLLTKSVSFHQNNSNVHLTNTTSENVTEAPVNLTTSVSAELTPRSNTSSGNIINTTMERGLLSENQTSDAFNVSGTMNETLMQSGSRNNKLNSTERWTNTESPTPYSPDHMNVTKPMNFLNTTMEPDHNNNSVNVSNTENITETPTRLTTAPLIVDRNMYASSDNRTTTYLPVKHAESPTPHPPDNMNVTDSGTLLNTDMEPELVSYHQNNSHDRLTDTTSENVTEAPENLLTTSLVTQKENITNQNTIESDFSRDSLYPIHNTRITGTANEGWTRNECVIKAIKCSEKTQKMKSTFGAWMSDASLQDDGRYWLADHFSGRILAEFQNISTFQSTSNKTIDVRKFYQGCGHVVYKGVFYYHNGGTNKLKRLDLNTGKRDSLTMGNSRFNNLTYLFCNSKTYFKFAVDENGLWVIFASYTDDIVMVAKLNSDSFSVEYVINTAYPMTKAGNAFIICGVLYFTDDKDRRVTHAFDLKKKIPLDASFDLRPDTGILAMLSYYPNKKLLYMWENSNVKTCRVKLRVT, encoded by the exons ATGACGGAGAGACGTGGATTATTTGCCATGTGGAAAGAGCTGCTGCTGGGattgtgtgtgctgctgctgctcctcacctCTGCAGGTTTAGTCTTTCTGCTTGTTCAGCAGACAGAGCTGGTGAAGGAGATGGTCAGGTTGGACACTCAGGTGCAGGAGCTGTCACAGAGCTGCAAACTGTCCACAGAACCTGGACATGTGAAGACGCTTCACCGCAGCAGGCGAAACCAGGATGGGGAACCGACCCAAAGTGAGGATCAGACGGACATGCTGATGTTGATGACATACTCCATGGTCCCT GTCAAATCCCTCGCTGACCTGTGTAGCAACAACAAAGGAGCTTGTATCACAG GTCCACCTGGACCACCCGGACCGCCAG GTTTGCCAGGTAGAGCAGGCTCACCGGGGCCGCAGGGTGTGCCAGGGCCGAAGGGGAAACGAGGAAGAAGAG GTCTCTCTGGCCCAAGGGGTCCACCAGGTCCACCTGGTTTACCTGGTCTAGTCTGTCCGGCCTATAATTGGActgaaatgagaaacaaaacCATCTGTGGGCGTCGTCATCAACCCAACACGA atTCTCTCCCGACCAGAGCGGCTTTCACAGAAAACACTACAAGAATAAACAAGTCTG aatcaacatcacacacaatCACGTCATATGTTGCTGACTTGAGGAAACTTTTCAACACGACAGTGAAACCTG catTGGTATCATTTAATCTGAgctacagcagcaacaacaccttGAATGATACCAACACAGTGGCAACAG GTCGTCATACTAACACCTTAAATGGCAGAGGAAATGTCACCTATACTCCAGTGACTAATG TTTCTCTTCATCCAGACAACAGATATGACACCAACACAGGGAATGTTACAGAGGCACCAGGAAAACTGCTAACAG TGTTACCGACGCCACATTCAACAGATCGAGCCAGTGGTAGCTTTAGTTTTACTCCCTcgcagagacagacaaacaatgACATGGAAACTG TGTCGTCTTATAAACACTACAACCGTGTAAACGTCTCCAACACTGAGAACACTACAGGGACACCAACACAGTCAACAACAG CTTCACCCATTGTGGACCAATTCAGAGATGTCGTCACTGACAACAAAACCACAATTGATTTGGCTGTGCAACATG agTCTGAGTTATTTCATCAAAACAATAGCCATGACCGTTTGACTGACACCATGAGTGAGAATGTTACAGAGGCACCAGTGAACTTACTGACAA AGTCGGTGTCATTTCATCAAAACAACAGCAATGTCCACTTGACCAATACCACAAGTGAGAATGTTACAGAGGCACCAGTGAACTTGACAA cTTCAGTTTCTGCAGAATTGACTCCAAGGAGCAACACTAGCAGTGGAAACATTATCAATACAACTATGGAAAGAG GTCTGCTGTCTGAAAACCAAACCAGTGACGCCTTCAATGTTAGTGGAACCATGAATGAAACACTCATGCAAAGTG GCTCAAGGAACAACAAGCTAAATTCAACTGAGAGATGGACAAACACTG AATCACCAACACCATATTCACCTGACCACATGAACGTTACTAAGCCTATGAACTTTCTGAACACAACCATGGAGCCTG accacaacaacaacagcgtgaATGTCTCCAACACTGAGAACATTACAGAGACACCTACACGGTTAACAACAG CTCCACTCATAGTGGACCGTAACATGTATGCCAGCAGCGACAACAGAACCACTACCTATTTACCCGTGAAACATG CAGAATCACCAACACCACATCCACCTGACAACATGAACGTCACTGACTCTGGGACTCTTCTGAACACTGACATGGAGCCTG agTTGGTGTCATATCATCAAAACAACAGCCATGACCGTTTGACTGATACCACAAGTGAGAATGTTACAGAGGCACCAGAGAACTTACTGACAA cCTCACTTGTGACTCAAAAGGAGAACATTACCAATCAGAACACTATTGAAAGTG atttttctCGAGACTCTTTATATCCAATCCATAACACCAGGATCACAGGGACAGCCAATGAGGGGTGGACAAGAAATG AGTGCGTTATCAAAGCCATTAAATgttcagagaaaacacaaaaaatgaaaagcacCTTTGGAGCATGGATGTCAGATGCATCGCTGCAGGATGATGGTCGATATTGGCTGGCCGATCACTTTTCAG GTCGAATTTTGGCCGAATTTCAGAACATTTCAACCTTTCAGAGCACAAGCAACAAAACTATAGATGTGCGAAAATTCTATCAGGGATGTGGTCATGTTGTTTACAAAGGCGTTTTTTACTACCACAATGGTGgcacaaacaaacttaaaag ATTAGATCTGAACACTGGGAAAAGAGACTCTTTGACCATGGGAAACAGCAGATTTAACAACCTGACTTATCTTTTCTGCAACTCAAAGACGTACTTCAAGTTTGCTGTGGATGAAAATGGACTGTGGGTCATTTTTGCATCATATACAGATGATATTGTGATGGTAGCGAAGCTCAACTCTGACTCATTCTCTGTGGAGTATGTCATTAACACAGCCTACCCTATGACCAAAGCAGGAAATGCTTTCATTATTTGTGGTGTGCTGTATTTTACAGACGACAAAGACAGGAGAGTGACACATGCctttgatttaaagaaaaagattcCCCTCGATGCAAGTTTTGATTTAAGGCCAGATACAGGCATCTTGGCGATGCTGTCATACTATCCCAACAAAAAGCTTTTATACATGTGGGAGAACAGCAATGTGAAAACCTGCAGGGTCAAACTCAGAGTGACCTAA
- the LOC122776509 gene encoding olfactomedin-like protein 2A isoform X2 → MTERRGLFAMWKELLLGLCVLLLLLTSAGLVFLLVQQTELVKEMVRLDTQVQELSQSCKLSTEPGHVKTLHRSRRNQDGEPTQSEDQTDMLMLMTYSMVPVKSLADLCSNNKGACITGPPGPPGPPGLPGRAGSPGPQGVPGPKGKRGRRGLSGPRGPPGPPGLPGLVCPAYNWTEMRNKTICGRRHQPNTNSLPTRAAFTENTTRINKSESTSHTITSYVADLRKLFNTTVKPALVSFNLSYSSNNTLNDTNTVATGRHTNTLNGRGNVTYTPVTNVSLHPDNRYDTNTGNVTEAPGKLLTVLPTPHSTDRASGSFSFTPSQRQTNNDMETVSSYKHYNRVNVSNTENTTGTPTQSTTVYSTASPIVDQFRDVVTDNKTTIDLAVQHESELFHQNNSHDRLTDTMSENVTEAPVNLLTKSVSFHQNNSNVHLTNTTSENVTEAPVNLTTSVSAELTPRSNTSSGNIINTTMERGLLSENQTSDAFNVSGTMNETLMQSGSRNNKLNSTERWTNTESPTPYSPDHMNVTKPMNFLNTTMEPDHNNNSVNVSNTENITETPTRLTTAPLIVDRNMYASSDNRTTTYLPVKHESPTPHPPDNMNVTDSGTLLNTDMEPELVSYHQNNSHDRLTDTTSENVTEAPENLLTTSLVTQKENITNQNTIESDFSRDSLYPIHNTRITGTANEGWTRNECVIKAIKCSEKTQKMKSTFGAWMSDASLQDDGRYWLADHFSGRILAEFQNISTFQSTSNKTIDVRKFYQGCGHVVYKGVFYYHNGGTNKLKRLDLNTGKRDSLTMGNSRFNNLTYLFCNSKTYFKFAVDENGLWVIFASYTDDIVMVAKLNSDSFSVEYVINTAYPMTKAGNAFIICGVLYFTDDKDRRVTHAFDLKKKIPLDASFDLRPDTGILAMLSYYPNKKLLYMWENSNVKTCRVKLRVT, encoded by the exons ATGACGGAGAGACGTGGATTATTTGCCATGTGGAAAGAGCTGCTGCTGGGattgtgtgtgctgctgctgctcctcacctCTGCAGGTTTAGTCTTTCTGCTTGTTCAGCAGACAGAGCTGGTGAAGGAGATGGTCAGGTTGGACACTCAGGTGCAGGAGCTGTCACAGAGCTGCAAACTGTCCACAGAACCTGGACATGTGAAGACGCTTCACCGCAGCAGGCGAAACCAGGATGGGGAACCGACCCAAAGTGAGGATCAGACGGACATGCTGATGTTGATGACATACTCCATGGTCCCT GTCAAATCCCTCGCTGACCTGTGTAGCAACAACAAAGGAGCTTGTATCACAG GTCCACCTGGACCACCCGGACCGCCAG GTTTGCCAGGTAGAGCAGGCTCACCGGGGCCGCAGGGTGTGCCAGGGCCGAAGGGGAAACGAGGAAGAAGAG GTCTCTCTGGCCCAAGGGGTCCACCAGGTCCACCTGGTTTACCTGGTCTAGTCTGTCCGGCCTATAATTGGActgaaatgagaaacaaaacCATCTGTGGGCGTCGTCATCAACCCAACACGA atTCTCTCCCGACCAGAGCGGCTTTCACAGAAAACACTACAAGAATAAACAAGTCTG aatcaacatcacacacaatCACGTCATATGTTGCTGACTTGAGGAAACTTTTCAACACGACAGTGAAACCTG catTGGTATCATTTAATCTGAgctacagcagcaacaacaccttGAATGATACCAACACAGTGGCAACAG GTCGTCATACTAACACCTTAAATGGCAGAGGAAATGTCACCTATACTCCAGTGACTAATG TTTCTCTTCATCCAGACAACAGATATGACACCAACACAGGGAATGTTACAGAGGCACCAGGAAAACTGCTAACAG TGTTACCGACGCCACATTCAACAGATCGAGCCAGTGGTAGCTTTAGTTTTACTCCCTcgcagagacagacaaacaatgACATGGAAACTG TGTCGTCTTATAAACACTACAACCGTGTAAACGTCTCCAACACTGAGAACACTACAGGGACACCAACACAGTCAACAACAG TGTATTCTACAGCTTCACCCATTGTGGACCAATTCAGAGATGTCGTCACTGACAACAAAACCACAATTGATTTGGCTGTGCAACATG agTCTGAGTTATTTCATCAAAACAATAGCCATGACCGTTTGACTGACACCATGAGTGAGAATGTTACAGAGGCACCAGTGAACTTACTGACAA AGTCGGTGTCATTTCATCAAAACAACAGCAATGTCCACTTGACCAATACCACAAGTGAGAATGTTACAGAGGCACCAGTGAACTTGACAA cTTCAGTTTCTGCAGAATTGACTCCAAGGAGCAACACTAGCAGTGGAAACATTATCAATACAACTATGGAAAGAG GTCTGCTGTCTGAAAACCAAACCAGTGACGCCTTCAATGTTAGTGGAACCATGAATGAAACACTCATGCAAAGTG GCTCAAGGAACAACAAGCTAAATTCAACTGAGAGATGGACAAACACTG AATCACCAACACCATATTCACCTGACCACATGAACGTTACTAAGCCTATGAACTTTCTGAACACAACCATGGAGCCTG accacaacaacaacagcgtgaATGTCTCCAACACTGAGAACATTACAGAGACACCTACACGGTTAACAACAG CTCCACTCATAGTGGACCGTAACATGTATGCCAGCAGCGACAACAGAACCACTACCTATTTACCCGTGAAACATG AATCACCAACACCACATCCACCTGACAACATGAACGTCACTGACTCTGGGACTCTTCTGAACACTGACATGGAGCCTG agTTGGTGTCATATCATCAAAACAACAGCCATGACCGTTTGACTGATACCACAAGTGAGAATGTTACAGAGGCACCAGAGAACTTACTGACAA cCTCACTTGTGACTCAAAAGGAGAACATTACCAATCAGAACACTATTGAAAGTG atttttctCGAGACTCTTTATATCCAATCCATAACACCAGGATCACAGGGACAGCCAATGAGGGGTGGACAAGAAATG AGTGCGTTATCAAAGCCATTAAATgttcagagaaaacacaaaaaatgaaaagcacCTTTGGAGCATGGATGTCAGATGCATCGCTGCAGGATGATGGTCGATATTGGCTGGCCGATCACTTTTCAG GTCGAATTTTGGCCGAATTTCAGAACATTTCAACCTTTCAGAGCACAAGCAACAAAACTATAGATGTGCGAAAATTCTATCAGGGATGTGGTCATGTTGTTTACAAAGGCGTTTTTTACTACCACAATGGTGgcacaaacaaacttaaaag ATTAGATCTGAACACTGGGAAAAGAGACTCTTTGACCATGGGAAACAGCAGATTTAACAACCTGACTTATCTTTTCTGCAACTCAAAGACGTACTTCAAGTTTGCTGTGGATGAAAATGGACTGTGGGTCATTTTTGCATCATATACAGATGATATTGTGATGGTAGCGAAGCTCAACTCTGACTCATTCTCTGTGGAGTATGTCATTAACACAGCCTACCCTATGACCAAAGCAGGAAATGCTTTCATTATTTGTGGTGTGCTGTATTTTACAGACGACAAAGACAGGAGAGTGACACATGCctttgatttaaagaaaaagattcCCCTCGATGCAAGTTTTGATTTAAGGCCAGATACAGGCATCTTGGCGATGCTGTCATACTATCCCAACAAAAAGCTTTTATACATGTGGGAGAACAGCAATGTGAAAACCTGCAGGGTCAAACTCAGAGTGACCTAA